Proteins found in one Homalodisca vitripennis isolate AUS2020 chromosome 4, UT_GWSS_2.1, whole genome shotgun sequence genomic segment:
- the LOC124360914 gene encoding probable cytochrome P450 6a14, giving the protein MGKRSQIDEAKHLYNKFSGQRYFGLFQIRNPVLMVRDPKLINLIMAKDFSHFQDRGIPQPKHDPLSKSVSGLRGQTWRALRYKLTPIFTTGKLRGMFQQVFKCGDCVMGKIEKRSPREEIDSRTLLYEYSMHVISSCAFGIQAQPESAEFDEFKSYFEKTFSFSFPVFFKFIIVFLLPKVAEVFKMCTTPSEVINYFIGLTKTTIKYRKDNDIHRNDFFQLLLKLKEQEESGKDMGLSMSDATEEDAVVNQMQYTGESNLASASEKLFTDEMISANTFVFLVGGADTVLRTISFVLFALTQYPDVQQKVQQEVDSVMAKHGGLSFDSLREMTYMDLVIQETQRLYPILALLSRECTKDYKIPDSDLTIEKGVLIMIPVVALHHDPQYYPDPEQFKPERFQGNNFKPNPTFLPFGDGPRICIGMRFALMEVKSCLARIMSQYSVKLSSKTPVPLKFKIRAFMPTVDGEIWLQFEKRNNQKSSH; this is encoded by the exons ATGGGAAAACGATCACAGATCGATGAGGCCAAGCATTTGTACAACAAATTTTCTGGTCAGAGATATTTTGGGCTTTTCCAGATCAGAAATCCGGTGCTCATGGTGAGAGACCCAAAGTTGATAAACCTGATAATGGCTAAAGATTTCTCTCACTTTCAAGATCGGGGAATTCCCCAGCCTAAACACGATCCTTTGTCGAAGAGCGTCTCTGGACTGAGAGGTCAGACGTGGCGGGCGCTGCGGTACAAACTAACGCCAATATTCACAACTGGCAAACTACGAGGAATGTTCCAACAAGTATTCAAGTGTGGAGACTGCGTGATGGGGAAGATCGAGAAGCGCTCACCCAGAGAAGAGATAGATTCTAGGACTTTACTGTACGAATACTCGATGCATGTGATTTCTAGTTGCGCCTTTGGAATACAAGCTCAACCGGAGAGCGCAGAATTTGATGAATTCAAATCGTACTTTGAAAAGACATTCTCTTTTTCGTTCCCagtgtttttcaaatttattatagtGTTTTTGCTACCAAAAGTAGCGGAAGTGTTTAAAATGTGTACTACACCCAGTGAAGTGATTAACTATTTCATCGGTTTGACCAAGACTACGATAAAATACCGCAAAGATAATGATATCCACAGGAATGACTTTTTCCAGCTGTTGTTGAAACTCAAGGAGCAGGAAGAGAGTGGGAAGGACATGGGACTGTCGATGTCAGATGCTACTGAGGAGGATGCTGTTGTCAACCAGATGCAATACACAGGGGAGAGTAACTTGGCTTCTGCATCAGAGAAAT tGTTCACAGATGAGATGATTTCCGCTAACACCTTCGTATTCCTGGTGGGCGGTGCAGACACCGTACTTCGCACTATCAGTTTTGTTCTCTTTGCACTGACACAGTACCCTGACGTCCAGCAGAAGGTCCAACAGGAGGTGGACTCTGTGATGGCCAAACACGGTGGACTGTCTTTCGACTCTCTCAGAGAAATGACTTACATGGATCTGGTTATTCAAG AGACCCAGAGGTTGTACCCGATTTTAGCATTACTGTCAAGAGAGTGCACCAAAGACTACAAGATCCCGGACTCGGACCTCACCATAGAGAAAGGTGTCCTTATCATGATCCCTGTGGTGGCCCTGCACCATGATCCCCAGTACTACCCTGACCCTGAGCAGTTCAAGCCTGAGAGGTTCCAAGGCAACAATTTCAAGCCCAATCCCACATTCTTGCCGTTCGGTGATGGGCCGAGGATATGTATTG GCATGAGGTTTGCTCTGATGGAGGTCAAGTCTTGTTTGGCCAGAATCATGTCCCAGTACTCGGTGAAGCTCAGCAGCAAAACTCCAGTGCCTCTCAAGTTCAAGATCCGTGCGTTTATGCCGACAGTAGATGGAGAAATATGGTTGCAGTTTGAAAAACGGAACAATCAAAAGTCAAGCCATTGA